A single region of the Deinococcus radiodurans R1 = ATCC 13939 = DSM 20539 genome encodes:
- a CDS encoding cation:proton antiporter has product MTAALAFLNVRVLHLPAAIGVTVGGLLISLLLVVLTALKVPFAQEAVELVRKIQFDEFVFQGVLSFLLFAGALSVDTHALWRLRGPVTVFALLSTALSTALVGGGTYLLLELVGLPTPLAYCLLFGALISPTDPVAVLGMLKEAHVPSRIETLVAGESLFNDGVGVVAFSVLAGVAASSAAGHGPELSAGGVLRFFLQEAGGGLLLGGFLGWLGFLALKRVDDFVTEVLLTLGVVMACTAIATHLHVSGPLAAVAAGLLMGSLTDWRPGALSSREKFDSFWHLTDELLNISLFSLLALEIVAVKFSASALLAGLIALPLVLLARSVSVVLPAAALSRAHEFEPYTRRLMIWGGLRGAISVALAFTVPAGPQRELFLVMTYVVVVFSIIVQGLTVSRLAAQAASAADPEAS; this is encoded by the coding sequence GTGACTGCCGCGCTCGCTTTCCTGAATGTCCGCGTCCTTCATCTGCCGGCAGCCATCGGGGTCACGGTGGGGGGCCTCCTGATCAGCCTGCTGCTGGTGGTGCTGACGGCGCTCAAGGTTCCTTTCGCGCAGGAGGCTGTGGAGCTGGTACGCAAAATCCAGTTTGACGAATTCGTGTTCCAAGGGGTCCTTTCCTTTCTGCTGTTTGCTGGCGCCCTGAGTGTCGATACCCACGCCCTGTGGCGTCTGCGGGGACCGGTCACTGTCTTCGCACTGCTCTCGACTGCCCTTTCCACCGCGCTGGTTGGGGGCGGCACCTATTTGCTGTTGGAGCTGGTGGGCCTGCCTACCCCTCTGGCCTACTGCCTGTTGTTCGGTGCGCTGATTTCACCGACTGATCCGGTCGCGGTGCTGGGCATGCTCAAAGAAGCCCACGTGCCCAGCCGCATTGAGACGTTGGTGGCGGGAGAGAGCCTGTTTAACGACGGGGTAGGTGTGGTGGCGTTCTCTGTCTTGGCGGGCGTTGCGGCGTCGAGCGCTGCGGGTCACGGGCCGGAGCTGAGCGCCGGCGGCGTGTTGCGTTTCTTTCTGCAAGAAGCGGGAGGGGGTCTGCTGCTGGGCGGGTTCCTCGGATGGCTGGGCTTCCTGGCCCTGAAGCGGGTCGACGACTTTGTGACCGAAGTGCTGCTGACCCTCGGCGTCGTGATGGCGTGCACCGCCATCGCCACGCACCTGCATGTTTCTGGGCCTCTCGCAGCGGTGGCTGCCGGCCTGCTGATGGGATCGCTCACGGACTGGCGGCCAGGGGCGCTGTCGAGCCGGGAAAAGTTCGACTCGTTCTGGCACCTGACCGACGAGCTGCTCAACATCTCTTTGTTTTCACTGTTGGCGCTGGAAATCGTGGCCGTGAAGTTCAGCGCGTCGGCGCTGCTGGCAGGCCTGATCGCTCTTCCGTTGGTGCTGCTGGCCCGGAGTGTCAGTGTGGTGCTGCCAGCCGCCGCCCTGAGCCGTGCCCATGAGTTTGAGCCTTACACCCGGCGGCTCATGATCTGGGGCGGCCTGCGCGGCGCCATCAGTGTGGCCCTGGCGTTTACGGTTCCTGCCGGGCCACAGCGGGAGCTGTTTCTGGTGATGACTTATGTCGTGGTGGTCTTCAGCATCATCGTGCAGGGCCTAACGGTCAGCCGGCTCGCTGCGCAGGCCGCCAGCGCGGCTGACCCTGAAGCCAGCTAA